Proteins encoded in a region of the Anopheles ziemanni chromosome 2, idAnoZiCoDA_A2_x.2, whole genome shotgun sequence genome:
- the LOC131293346 gene encoding lipopolysaccharide-induced tumor necrosis factor-alpha factor homolog, with amino-acid sequence MADPPSYDQIDGSAPAGRYPHQQQPTADQFKSANFHTQEPPSLQTTVIITSPQVGPDPTTISCPSCRATVVTRMEYETTTKTHLCAGLLCLFLCWPCAFVPYCSTACRDANHYCPNCGSFIGTYRK; translated from the exons ATGG CAGACCCACCGTCGTACGACCAGATCGACGGTTCAGCACCGGCCGGCCGCTATCCACACCAGCAACAACCGACAGCTGACCAATTCAAATCCGCTAACTTCCACACCCAGGAACCGCCATCGTTGC AGACGACGGTGATCATCACAAGCCCTCAAGTCGGACCGGACCCAACCACCATCAGCTGCCCTTCCTGCAGGGCCACGGTAGTGACGAGGATGGAGTATGAAACCACCACCAAGACGCACCTGTGCGCCGGCCTGCTGTGCCTGTTCCTCTGCTGGCCCTGCGCCTTCGTGCCCTACTGCTCGACAGCCTGTCGCGATGCGAACCACTACTGTCCGAACTGCGGCTCGTTCATTGGCACCTACAGGAAGTAG
- the LOC131281272 gene encoding lipopolysaccharide-induced tumor necrosis factor-alpha factor homolog, with the protein MHSGGKGAEAEGLTQPPYPPQSAPYPGQVPPPMASGYPHPQPPNYAHPAPPPPYDANSNVIPPPQVAPTTYVQVVTRPQVGPDPASMVCPSCTKHVVTRLDYETSTKTHIAAGLLCLFICWPCFWIPYVIDSCKNANHYCPNCGAYIGTYRG; encoded by the exons ATGCATTCCGGTGGAAAAGGTGCCGAAGCGGAGGGACTCACCCAGCCGCCATACCCTCCCCAGTCAGCACCCTACCCGGGCCAGGTGCCCCCACCGATGGCCTCCGGTTACCCTCATCCGCAGCCACCGAACTATGCGCATCCAGCGCCCCCGCCACCCTACGATGCCAACTCCAACGTGATCCCACCACCACAGGTCGCTCCGACGACGTACGTGCAAG TCGTCACCCGGCCTCAGGTGGGTCCCGATCCGGCCTCGATGGTGTGCCCGTCCTGCACCAAGCACGTGGTGACCCGGCTGGACTACGAAACCTCGACCAAAACGCACATCGCCGCCGGACTGCTCTGTCTGTTCAT ATGCTGGCCATGCTTCTGGATCCCGTACGTGATCGACTCGTGCAAGAACGCCAACCACTACTGTCCGAACTGCGGTGCCTACATCGGAACGTACCGCGGTTAG